From the Pseudomonas putida genome, one window contains:
- the recC gene encoding exodeoxyribonuclease V subunit gamma — MPNTTSLQPGFMIVHGNRLDDLRSLVVSWMRRYPLAPLENEIALVQSNGIAQWLKLALAEDPQDDDMGGCGIAAAIDVQLPGSFMWQLYRKVLGRDEIPEVSLLDKAPLTWRLMRLLPALIERPHFEPLRRFLTDDSDLRKRYQLAERLADLFDQYQVYRADWLKDWAAGEHILNTARGERKPLAPGNRWQAELWRALLEDVGEQGMAQSRAGVHQRFIERINSLETAPLGLPSRVIVFGISSLPAQALEALAGLARFSQVLLCVHNPCRHHWADIVADKDLLRHQYKRQQRKQGMPLQLDDESLHQHAHPLLAAWGKQGRDYINLLDSYDDPGSYQGVFSDGRIDLFSEGQPTTLLNQLQDDILELRPLAETRERWPEVDVTKDRSVRFHVAHSPQREVEILHDQLLARFSADPTLRPRDVIVMLPAIDTYAPHIRAVFGQLLRNDPRYIPFTLTDQGQRGRDPLLIALEHLLKLPDSRFAVSEVLDLLDVPAVRARFGIRESDLPTLHRWIEGAGIRWGLNADQRATLGLPQGLEQNSWRFGLRRMLLGYAVGVGEGCDGIEPYDEIGGLDAALIGPLVALLDALEVANQALSQPATASEWGERLNALLQVFFLAEEEHDEYLLMQLQELRDSWLEVCETVGLQDQLPLTVIREAWLSGLDEGKLSQRFLAGSVNFCTLMPMRAIPFRVVCLLGMNDGDYPRAQPPLDFDLMASDYRPGDRSRREDDRYLLLEALLSARDQLYISWVGRSIRDNSERPASVLIGQLRDHLAAGWRLKGDADGEQLLHALTQEHPLQPFSARYFQKGSALFSYAHEWQLLHQQNTDDEQPDLGLPPYVSDEALTLTQLQDFLRHPVRHFFSQRLKVFFEALEAPTPDEEPFVLDALQRYSASESLLGAALSDPDNAERALQAQARRLQACGMLPLAGFGELLQAELIQPLPDLLQRHRQLLQRWPTVVDGALPIHFEHAKHRLEGWLGRVYQADDQSLLSITTVPNTISAGRNNLKWHRLIASWVMHLAACAAGYPLHSALLASDITLLLGPLPQAQAAEQLGHLLVARQAAMNAPLPVAAKTAFAWLAQEDPDKALAAATRAYEGDGRTSFGERSESVALARQFRDFAALSADETFEGWCETLYRPLFSAAWQAQGNPESEA; from the coding sequence AAGCTGGCCCTTGCCGAAGACCCACAGGACGATGACATGGGTGGTTGCGGTATTGCTGCTGCCATCGATGTGCAACTGCCCGGTAGCTTCATGTGGCAGTTGTATCGCAAGGTGCTCGGGCGCGACGAGATCCCCGAAGTGTCGCTGCTCGACAAGGCGCCACTGACCTGGCGCCTGATGCGCCTGTTGCCTGCACTGATCGAGCGCCCACATTTCGAGCCGCTGCGCCGCTTCCTCACCGATGACAGTGACCTGCGCAAGCGCTATCAGCTGGCCGAGCGCCTGGCCGACCTGTTCGACCAGTACCAGGTCTACCGCGCCGACTGGCTCAAGGATTGGGCAGCCGGCGAGCACATCCTCAATACCGCTCGTGGTGAGCGCAAGCCGCTCGCTCCAGGTAACCGCTGGCAGGCCGAACTGTGGCGCGCATTGCTCGAGGATGTCGGTGAACAGGGCATGGCGCAGAGCCGGGCAGGGGTACACCAGCGCTTCATCGAACGCATCAACAGCCTGGAAACCGCACCCCTCGGGCTCCCTTCGCGGGTCATCGTGTTCGGTATTTCTTCGTTGCCTGCCCAGGCATTGGAGGCGCTTGCCGGCCTGGCCCGTTTCAGCCAGGTGTTGCTCTGCGTTCACAACCCTTGCCGTCACCATTGGGCCGACATCGTTGCCGACAAGGACCTGCTACGCCACCAGTACAAGCGCCAGCAGCGCAAGCAAGGCATGCCCCTGCAGTTGGACGACGAGTCGCTGCATCAACACGCCCACCCACTGCTGGCTGCCTGGGGCAAGCAAGGCCGCGATTACATCAACCTGCTGGACAGCTACGACGACCCCGGTAGCTATCAAGGCGTGTTCAGCGACGGGCGCATCGATCTGTTCAGTGAAGGCCAGCCCACCACGCTGCTGAATCAGCTGCAGGACGATATCCTCGAATTGCGCCCGCTCGCAGAAACCCGAGAGCGTTGGCCTGAGGTCGACGTGACCAAGGACCGTTCCGTGCGCTTTCACGTGGCACATAGCCCGCAGCGCGAAGTGGAAATCCTGCACGACCAGTTACTGGCCCGCTTCAGTGCCGACCCCACGTTGCGCCCGCGTGACGTCATCGTCATGCTCCCGGCAATCGACACCTACGCGCCGCATATCCGTGCGGTGTTCGGCCAACTGCTGCGCAACGACCCGCGTTACATTCCGTTCACCCTGACCGATCAAGGCCAGCGTGGGCGCGACCCCCTGCTGATTGCCCTGGAACACCTGCTCAAGCTCCCGGACAGCCGCTTCGCCGTCAGCGAAGTGCTCGACCTGCTCGACGTCCCGGCGGTCCGGGCGCGTTTTGGCATCCGCGAAAGCGACCTGCCTACCCTGCACCGGTGGATCGAAGGCGCGGGCATTCGCTGGGGGTTGAACGCCGACCAGCGTGCCACCCTCGGGTTGCCCCAGGGCCTGGAGCAGAACAGTTGGCGCTTCGGTCTGCGGCGCATGCTGCTGGGTTACGCCGTGGGCGTGGGAGAGGGCTGCGACGGCATCGAACCCTACGATGAAATCGGCGGCCTGGACGCCGCCTTGATCGGCCCCTTGGTCGCGCTGCTCGATGCCCTGGAAGTGGCCAACCAGGCCTTGTCCCAGCCCGCCACGGCCAGCGAGTGGGGCGAACGCCTCAATGCTCTGTTACAGGTGTTCTTCCTCGCCGAGGAGGAGCACGACGAATACCTTTTGATGCAACTGCAGGAATTGCGCGATAGCTGGCTTGAAGTCTGTGAAACCGTAGGCCTGCAAGACCAACTGCCACTCACGGTGATCCGTGAGGCCTGGCTGTCGGGCCTCGACGAAGGCAAGCTGTCCCAGCGTTTTCTCGCCGGTTCGGTGAATTTCTGCACCTTGATGCCGATGCGGGCGATTCCTTTCCGCGTCGTCTGCCTGCTGGGCATGAACGATGGCGATTACCCGCGTGCCCAGCCGCCGCTGGACTTCGACCTGATGGCCAGCGACTACCGCCCCGGTGATCGTTCGCGCCGCGAGGACGACCGTTACCTGCTGCTCGAAGCGCTGCTGTCTGCACGTGACCAGCTCTACATCAGCTGGGTGGGCCGCAGCATTCGCGATAACAGTGAGCGACCAGCCTCGGTACTCATCGGCCAGCTCCGCGATCACCTGGCTGCCGGTTGGCGCCTCAAGGGCGATGCTGACGGCGAGCAACTGCTGCACGCATTGACCCAGGAGCACCCGCTACAGCCTTTCAGCGCGCGCTATTTCCAGAAGGGCAGTGCGCTGTTCAGCTATGCCCATGAGTGGCAATTGCTGCACCAGCAAAACACCGACGACGAGCAGCCCGATCTCGGCCTGCCACCTTACGTCAGCGATGAAGCGCTGACGCTGACCCAGTTGCAGGACTTTTTGCGTCACCCCGTCCGGCATTTCTTCAGCCAGCGCCTGAAAGTGTTCTTCGAAGCCCTGGAAGCGCCCACGCCAGACGAAGAGCCATTCGTCCTCGATGCCTTGCAGCGCTACAGCGCCAGCGAAAGCCTGCTGGGCGCCGCCCTGAGCGACCCAGACAACGCCGAACGCGCGCTGCAGGCCCAGGCCCGCCGCCTGCAAGCCTGCGGCATGCTACCCCTGGCAGGTTTCGGCGAACTGCTGCAAGCCGAACTGATCCAGCCACTGCCCGATCTGCTGCAACGTCATCGCCAACTGTTGCAGCGCTGGCCAACAGTGGTCGACGGCGCGCTGCCGATACACTTCGAGCATGCAAAGCACCGTCTTGAAGGCTGGCTGGGCCGGGTCTACCAGGCCGACGATCAAAGCCTGTTGAGCATCACCACGGTGCCCAACACCATCAGCGCCGGGCGCAACAACCTCAAGTGGCACCGCCTGATTGCCAGCTGGGTGATGCACCTGGCCGCCTGCGCCGCCGGTTATCCCCTGCACAGTGCATTGCTGGCCAGTGATATCACCTTGCTGCTCGGCCCTTTGCCACAGGCTCAGGCTGCCGAACAACTGGGTCACCTGCTGGTAGCGCGCCAGGCCGCAATGAATGCCCCCCTGCCTGTCGCTGCCAAGACCGCCTTCGCCTGGCTGGCTCAGGAGGATCCGGACAAGGCCCTGGCAGCCGCCACCCGTGCCTATGAGGGAGATGGCCGTACCAGTTTCGGTGAGCGCAGCGAAAGTGTTGCCCTGGCCCGGCAGTTCCGCGATTTCGCCGCGCTCAGCGCCGACGAAACCTTCGAAGGCTGGTGTGAAACCTTGTACCGCCCCCTGTTCAGCGCCGCCTGGCAGGCCCAGGGCAATCCGGAGAGTGAAGCATGA
- the recB gene encoding exodeoxyribonuclease V subunit beta encodes MTQARPLALSFPLHGSQLIEASAGTGKTFTISALYLRLILGHGGEQGFGRELLPPQILVVTFTDAATKELRERIRARLAEAARFFRGELEGGDPLLHQLRDDYAEEHWPRCANRLEVAVQWMDEAAVSTIHGWCQRMLREHAFDSGSLFTQSLETDHSDLLGQVMRDYWRRFCYGMHGEALNWVRSHWVSPDALLPRIRPLFGRVRAQQDEAEPQALIDTALQQRVEQLCQLKAPWAQWADELQQICRDAVAAKQADGRKLQARYFEPWFEKLRTWASDEQEVELDLGTGFNRLTPGGMAEAWKAGDPPDHPAFHAMQNLQQQLQALVSPEARLLEHAAAWVAARFELEKRRRAEMGFDDMLLRLQHALGTESGERLAALIREQFPVALIDEFQDTDPVQYGIFESIYRISENHPETGLFMIGDPKQAIYAFRGADIYTYLSARRATAGRLHSLDTNYRSSQAMVAAVNQVFLQAEARAQGKGAFLFREADDNPLPFVEVRAKGRSERLLIEGEACAALQCWQLESEEPVSSTIYRQQLAASCASHIVAVLNGGQRGVTGFSDDRGELRPCQPSDIAILVRDGHEAQLVRSELAARDVRSVYLSDKDSVFAAQEAHDLLAWLKACAEPDSERLLKAALASLTLELSLAELDQLNQDERVWEGWVMRFRRYREIWQRQGVLPMLRHLLHDFELPRMLIGRTDGERVLTNLLHLAELLQQAAGELDGEQALIRHLAEHLAYAGQAGEEQILRLESDEQLVKVVTIHKSKGLEYPLVYLPFICTSKPVDGSRLPLTWHDSQGNAQLTLSPDAAQIALADEERLAEDLRLLYVALTRAQYACWLGVADLKRGNQKSTQLHRSALGYLLGGGLALAGSEHLKAWLQSLRAGCADIACPALPEAGDEHYRASQAEHELLPARKPRRAAAEHWWIASYSALRVGELTLGADSSQAQQLLDDEVADTQLIREVPADGGDIHRFPRGPNPGTFLHGLLEWAGREGFAEVAGNPKLIERTVGQRCNRRDWAGWIPTLSQWLQRLLNEPMPAGASLTLGQLQHYQIEMEFWFASHNVDAEQLDRLVARHTHPGAARPAAQPTVLNGMFKGFIDLAYELDGRYYVADYKSNWLGPDIQAYDTQAMEKAILEHRYDLQYVLYLLALHRQLRARLPDYDYDHHVGGALFIFLRGASSSGHGVYFAKPPRALIEALDALFRGANAPEQQDLFAGAVT; translated from the coding sequence ATGACCCAGGCCCGCCCCCTGGCACTGAGTTTTCCCCTGCATGGCAGTCAGTTGATCGAAGCCAGTGCCGGCACGGGCAAGACGTTCACCATTTCCGCGCTGTACCTGCGCCTGATCCTCGGCCACGGCGGTGAGCAAGGCTTTGGCCGCGAACTGCTGCCGCCACAGATTCTGGTGGTGACCTTCACCGATGCTGCCACCAAGGAGCTGCGCGAGCGTATCCGCGCCCGCCTTGCCGAGGCAGCGCGCTTCTTCCGCGGCGAGCTGGAGGGTGGCGACCCGCTGCTGCATCAGCTGCGTGACGACTATGCCGAAGAGCACTGGCCACGTTGCGCCAATCGCCTGGAAGTCGCTGTGCAGTGGATGGATGAAGCGGCGGTGTCGACCATCCATGGCTGGTGTCAACGCATGCTCCGTGAGCATGCCTTCGACAGTGGCAGCCTGTTTACCCAAAGCCTGGAAACCGACCACAGCGACCTGCTCGGCCAGGTCATGCGCGATTACTGGCGGCGCTTCTGCTATGGCATGCATGGCGAAGCGCTGAACTGGGTGCGCAGCCATTGGGTCAGCCCCGATGCCCTGCTGCCGCGCATCCGCCCGCTGTTCGGTCGTGTGCGTGCACAGCAGGACGAAGCGGAGCCGCAAGCGTTGATCGATACTGCGCTGCAACAGCGGGTCGAGCAGTTGTGCCAACTCAAGGCGCCTTGGGCGCAATGGGCGGACGAACTGCAGCAGATCTGCCGCGACGCCGTGGCCGCGAAACAGGCCGATGGCCGCAAACTGCAGGCGCGCTACTTCGAGCCCTGGTTCGAGAAACTGCGTACCTGGGCCAGTGATGAACAAGAGGTGGAGCTCGACCTGGGCACCGGTTTTAACCGGCTGACCCCGGGCGGGATGGCCGAAGCCTGGAAAGCGGGTGATCCGCCCGACCACCCGGCCTTTCATGCCATGCAGAACCTGCAGCAACAGCTGCAGGCCCTGGTCAGCCCGGAAGCGCGTTTGCTCGAACACGCAGCGGCCTGGGTTGCGGCGCGCTTCGAATTGGAAAAACGCCGGCGTGCCGAAATGGGCTTCGACGATATGCTGCTGCGTCTGCAGCATGCCTTGGGCACGGAATCGGGTGAGCGCCTGGCGGCGCTGATCCGTGAGCAGTTCCCGGTGGCGTTGATCGACGAGTTCCAGGACACCGACCCGGTCCAGTACGGCATCTTCGAAAGCATCTATCGCATCAGCGAGAACCACCCGGAAACCGGCCTGTTCATGATCGGCGACCCCAAGCAGGCGATCTACGCCTTCCGTGGCGCCGATATCTATACCTACCTGTCGGCCCGGCGTGCCACTGCTGGCCGCCTGCACAGCCTGGACACCAACTACCGCTCCAGCCAGGCAATGGTCGCGGCGGTCAACCAGGTGTTCCTGCAGGCTGAAGCCCGCGCGCAGGGCAAGGGTGCCTTCCTGTTCCGCGAAGCCGACGACAACCCGTTGCCGTTCGTCGAGGTCCGCGCCAAGGGCCGCAGCGAGCGCCTGCTGATCGAAGGCGAGGCGTGTGCAGCGTTGCAATGCTGGCAGCTGGAAAGCGAAGAGCCGGTATCCAGCACGATTTACCGGCAGCAGCTGGCCGCCAGTTGCGCGAGCCATATCGTTGCCGTGTTGAATGGTGGCCAACGTGGGGTGACCGGCTTCAGCGATGACCGGGGCGAACTGCGCCCGTGCCAGCCTTCGGACATCGCCATTCTGGTGCGTGATGGCCATGAAGCGCAGCTGGTGCGGAGTGAGCTAGCCGCCCGCGATGTGCGCAGTGTGTACCTTTCCGACAAGGACTCGGTATTTGCCGCTCAGGAGGCCCATGACTTGCTGGCCTGGCTCAAGGCCTGCGCCGAGCCGGATTCCGAGCGCCTGCTCAAGGCCGCACTGGCCAGCCTGACTCTGGAGCTGTCGCTGGCCGAACTGGATCAGCTGAACCAGGACGAGCGGGTGTGGGAGGGCTGGGTCATGCGCTTCCGTCGCTATCGCGAAATCTGGCAGCGCCAGGGTGTGCTGCCCATGCTGCGGCATTTGCTGCACGACTTCGAGCTGCCGCGCATGCTGATCGGTCGTACGGATGGCGAACGCGTGCTGACCAACCTGCTGCACCTGGCCGAATTGCTGCAGCAGGCGGCCGGCGAGCTGGACGGTGAACAGGCGTTGATCCGTCACTTGGCCGAGCACCTGGCCTACGCCGGCCAAGCGGGCGAAGAGCAGATCCTGCGCCTGGAAAGCGACGAACAGCTGGTCAAGGTGGTGACTATTCACAAGTCCAAGGGCCTGGAATACCCCTTGGTCTACCTGCCATTCATCTGCACCAGCAAGCCGGTGGACGGCAGCCGCCTGCCACTGACCTGGCACGATAGCCAAGGCAATGCACAACTGACGCTGAGCCCCGATGCCGCGCAGATCGCCCTGGCCGACGAGGAGCGCCTGGCCGAAGACCTGCGCCTGCTCTATGTGGCCCTGACGCGTGCCCAGTACGCCTGCTGGCTGGGTGTCGCCGACCTCAAACGCGGCAACCAGAAGAGCACACAGCTGCACCGCTCGGCGCTTGGCTACCTGCTCGGTGGCGGCCTGGCGCTGGCTGGCTCGGAGCACCTCAAGGCGTGGTTGCAGAGCTTGCGGGCAGGCTGCGCGGATATTGCCTGCCCGGCCCTGCCGGAAGCCGGCGATGAGCACTACCGTGCGTCCCAGGCCGAGCATGAGCTGTTGCCCGCCCGCAAGCCACGCCGGGCTGCCGCCGAGCATTGGTGGATCGCGTCCTACAGTGCCTTGCGCGTTGGCGAACTGACCCTCGGCGCCGACAGCTCTCAGGCCCAGCAACTGCTCGATGACGAAGTGGCCGATACCCAGCTGATTCGCGAAGTGCCTGCCGATGGTGGTGACATCCATCGCTTCCCCCGCGGACCCAACCCGGGCACCTTCCTCCACGGGCTGCTGGAGTGGGCCGGCCGTGAAGGCTTTGCCGAAGTCGCCGGCAATCCCAAGCTCATCGAGCGTACCGTTGGCCAGCGTTGCAACCGCCGCGACTGGGCCGGCTGGATCCCGACGCTCAGCCAATGGCTGCAGCGCTTGCTCAACGAGCCTATGCCGGCCGGCGCTTCGCTGACGCTCGGGCAATTGCAGCATTACCAGATCGAGATGGAGTTCTGGTTCGCCAGCCACAACGTCGACGCCGAGCAGCTCGACCGCCTGGTGGCCCGGCATACCCACCCCGGTGCAGCACGCCCGGCTGCGCAGCCGACCGTGCTCAACGGCATGTTCAAAGGTTTCATCGACCTGGCCTACGAGCTCGACGGGCGCTACTACGTGGCGGACTACAAGTCCAACTGGCTCGGCCCGGACATCCAGGCCTACGACACCCAGGCCATGGAAAAAGCCATCCTCGAACACCGCTACGACTTGCAATACGTGCTCTACCTGCTGGCCCTACATCGCCAGTTGCGCGCACGGCTGCCTGATTATGATTACGACCACCATGTCGGCGGTGCCCTGTTCATCTTCCTGCGCGGCGCCAGCAGCAGTGGCCACGGTGTGTACTTTGCCAAGCCGCCACGCGCGCTGATCGAGGCCCTCGACGCGCTGTTCCGTGGCGCGAACGCGCCCGAACAGCAGGACCTGTTTGCCGGAGCCGTGACATGA
- the recD gene encoding exodeoxyribonuclease V subunit alpha — MSRTLDDLLPTPLHAGHLLALAPQHNSADLVQLLDRWVERGWLRALDRAFVSFLEERAPGSDPLLLLAAALASHQLGHGHVCLDLQQTLAEPDFALSLPPEGDALTGPLLLPSQLLANLGLPTWLQRIAASPLVAAGDTPGQHARPLVLSGQRLYLRRYWSYERQIDQILRQRLIQDEAAPADLPARLAQLFDEGALAGQVDWQKLACALATRAGFSIITGGPGTGKTTTVVRLLALLQAPAVEQGRPLRIRLAAPTGKAAARLTESIGQQVERLQVSAEVRGQIPTDVSTVHRLLGSRPGSRHFRHHAGNPLPLDVLVVDEASMIDLEMMANLLQAMPPKARLILLGDKDQLASVEAGAVLGDLCRDAEDGCYSPATQAWLEQIGGQSLAASGLKAGDAQRSPLAQQVVMLRFSRRFGEGSGIGQLARLVNRQEAHAARDLLSLPPADVFGLALRGEQDRAFDRLILDGLNRGNEGPQGYRSYLRAIGRYRPAPGTVFDDPRWEQWAARVLHSFEDFQLLCAVRKGAWGVEGLNVRVARVLHNAGLIDSQLPWYEGRPVLVTRNDYGLGLMNGDIGIALRLPDEHGEALLRVAFPRNDGSGGVRFVLPSRLNEVETVYAMTVHKSQGSEFSHTALVLPDALNPVLTKELVYTGITRAKHCFSLIEPRQGIFEEAVLRKVRRISGLMLEQV, encoded by the coding sequence ATGAGCCGAACCCTTGACGATCTCTTGCCTACGCCACTGCATGCTGGGCACCTGCTGGCCCTGGCCCCCCAGCACAACAGTGCGGACCTCGTGCAGTTGCTCGATCGCTGGGTCGAGCGGGGCTGGCTGCGTGCGCTCGACCGGGCGTTCGTCAGTTTTCTTGAAGAGCGAGCCCCTGGCAGTGACCCGTTGCTCTTGCTGGCGGCAGCCCTGGCCAGCCACCAGCTGGGCCACGGGCATGTCTGCCTCGACCTGCAACAGACCCTTGCCGAGCCCGATTTCGCGCTGTCGCTGCCGCCGGAAGGCGATGCTCTGACCGGCCCGCTGTTGTTGCCCTCGCAGTTGCTGGCCAACCTCGGCTTGCCCACCTGGCTGCAACGCATTGCCGCCAGCCCGCTGGTGGCTGCCGGCGACACGCCAGGCCAGCACGCGCGCCCGCTGGTGCTCAGCGGCCAGCGCCTGTACTTGCGTCGCTACTGGAGCTACGAGCGGCAGATCGACCAGATCCTGCGCCAACGCCTGATCCAGGACGAAGCGGCCCCGGCCGACCTGCCCGCGCGCCTGGCGCAGCTGTTCGACGAAGGTGCCCTGGCAGGCCAGGTGGACTGGCAGAAACTCGCCTGCGCCTTGGCCACCCGCGCAGGCTTCAGCATCATCACTGGCGGCCCGGGTACCGGCAAGACCACCACGGTGGTGCGCTTGCTGGCGCTGCTGCAGGCGCCTGCGGTGGAGCAGGGCAGGCCGCTGCGCATTCGCCTGGCCGCGCCGACCGGCAAGGCCGCCGCACGCCTGACAGAATCCATCGGCCAGCAGGTCGAGCGGTTGCAGGTGAGCGCCGAGGTGCGCGGGCAGATACCCACCGACGTCAGCACCGTGCACCGCCTGCTCGGCAGCCGCCCCGGCTCCAGGCACTTCCGTCACCACGCCGGCAACCCGCTGCCGCTGGATGTGCTGGTGGTCGACGAGGCGTCGATGATCGACCTGGAGATGATGGCCAACCTGCTGCAGGCTATGCCGCCCAAGGCACGGCTGATTCTGCTGGGGGACAAGGACCAGCTGGCCTCGGTCGAGGCTGGCGCTGTGCTCGGTGACCTGTGCCGGGATGCCGAAGACGGCTGCTATTCGCCCGCGACCCAGGCCTGGCTGGAACAGATCGGTGGCCAATCGCTGGCCGCCAGTGGCCTGAAAGCCGGCGATGCACAACGCAGCCCGTTGGCCCAGCAGGTGGTGATGCTGCGCTTCTCGAGGCGTTTTGGTGAAGGCAGTGGCATCGGCCAGCTGGCGCGCCTGGTCAATCGCCAGGAGGCCCACGCGGCACGGGATCTGCTGAGCCTGCCGCCAGCAGACGTGTTTGGCCTGGCGCTGCGCGGCGAGCAGGATCGGGCCTTCGACCGCCTGATTCTCGACGGCCTCAACCGCGGTAATGAAGGGCCTCAGGGCTATCGCAGCTACTTGCGTGCGATTGGCCGCTATCGCCCGGCACCGGGTACCGTATTCGACGATCCGCGCTGGGAGCAGTGGGCTGCCAGAGTGCTGCACAGTTTCGAAGACTTCCAGTTGCTGTGCGCCGTGCGCAAGGGTGCCTGGGGGGTCGAAGGCCTCAACGTGCGGGTGGCGCGGGTGTTGCACAATGCCGGGCTAATCGACAGCCAGCTGCCGTGGTATGAAGGCCGCCCGGTGCTGGTCACGCGCAACGACTATGGCTTGGGCTTGATGAACGGTGACATCGGCATCGCCCTGCGCCTGCCGGACGAGCACGGTGAAGCGCTGCTGCGTGTAGCCTTCCCGCGCAACGACGGCAGTGGAGGGGTGCGTTTCGTCCTGCCCAGCCGCCTAAACGAGGTGGAAACCGTTTACGCCATGACCGTGCACAAGTCCCAGGGCTCCGAGTTCAGCCACACCGCGCTGGTGCTGCCGGATGCACTCAACCCGGTGCTGACCAAGGAACTGGTGTACACCGGCATCACCCGGGCCAAGCATTGTTTCAGTCTGATCGAGCCGCGCCAGGGCATTTTCGAGGAAGCGGTGCTGCGCAAGGTACGGCGTATTTCCGGCCTGATGCTCGAGCAGGTTTGA
- a CDS encoding YfiR family protein: MTGARERLTGCALSVLLVALSLLPGPVQADGSATSAQAQQRARAVTQVVLGILSYARWPTEPVPLRMCLVGPTEYADDLIKGSVQNSGQPLQVRRLLADDRQVAQACDAVYIGKLDDAQRDRLFQAITGHPVLSISEADDPCTVGSLFCLRVGDQQVAFEVNLDSVARSGVRIHPSVLQLSRRRGALP, encoded by the coding sequence ATGACAGGCGCCAGGGAGCGGTTGACAGGCTGTGCGCTTTCGGTACTGCTAGTTGCCCTGTCGCTATTGCCCGGCCCTGTCCAGGCGGACGGTTCGGCAACCTCCGCACAGGCCCAACAGCGTGCCAGGGCGGTGACTCAGGTAGTCCTTGGTATCCTCAGCTATGCGCGCTGGCCGACCGAGCCAGTGCCCTTGCGCATGTGCCTGGTGGGCCCCACCGAATACGCCGACGATCTGATCAAGGGCAGTGTGCAGAACTCCGGCCAACCCTTGCAGGTACGGCGCCTGCTGGCCGACGACCGGCAGGTCGCACAGGCCTGTGATGCCGTGTACATCGGCAAGCTCGACGATGCCCAGCGTGATCGTCTGTTCCAGGCCATCACTGGCCACCCGGTACTGAGCATCAGCGAAGCCGACGATCCGTGCACGGTCGGTAGCCTGTTCTGCCTGCGCGTCGGTGATCAGCAGGTGGCTTTCGAGGTCAACCTCGACTCCGTGGCGCGTTCCGGCGTGCGTATCCACCCAAGCGTGTTGCAGCTGTCACGGCGCCGCGGAGCGCTGCCATGA